GACGCCGGTGAGCTCGGTGGCCTTGTCCATGACCACGCGCAGGGTGTCGGTCTCGTACATGTTCCGCACGCCCTGCAGGATCATGGCGAGACGTTCGAGGCCGAGACCGGTGTCGATGTTCTTCGACGGCAGGTCGCCGAGGATCGGGAAGTCTTCCTTCCCGTCGCCGGCGCCGCGCTCGAACTGCATGAAGACCAGGTTCCAGATCTCCACGTAGCGCTCGTCGTTGACGGCGGGGCCGCCCTCGACGCCGAACTCCGGGCCGCGGTCGTAGTTGATCTCCGAGCACGGGCCACAGGGTCCGGGGACGCCCATGGACCAGAAGTTGTCCTTCTTGCCCAGGCGCTGGATGCGCTCGGCGGGGACGCCGACCACGTCGCGCCAGATCGTCTCGGCCTCGTCGTCGTCGAGGTAGACGGTGATCCAGAGCTTCTCGGGTTCGAGGCCGTAGCCGCCGTCCGCCACGGAGCCGGTGAGCAGCTCCCAGGCGTACTTGATGGCGCCTTCCTTGAAGTAGTCCCCGAAGGAGAAGTTGCCGCACATCTGGAAGAACGTGCCGTGGCGGGTGGTCTTGCCGACCTCTTCGATGTCCGGGGTGCGGACGCACTTCTGCACGCTCGTGGCCCGCGGGGCCGGGGGCTTGGTCTCGCCGAGGAAGTACGGCTTGAAGGGGACCATGCCCGCGTTGACCAGCAGCAGAGTCGGGTCGTCCGCGATGAGCGACGCCGAAGGGACAACGGTGTGACCGCGCTCCTCGAAGAAGCTCAGCCAGCGGCGGCGGATTTCAGCCGACTCCATCAGTGGTCCTCATTCCGGTTGTACCCGGCCGCCGAGTGGTTCGTGCGGTGGGTGGTCTGGTCGTTCTCCAGGGCCCGCAGCCGTCGCGGCCCGGGGAGGGCGGTGACGTTGTCGGGCCGGTCGGGGTCCTGGTGGAGCCCCAATGCGTCGTTCAGCTCGTCCTCGCGCTGCGTCATTCCCGCCTTGACGTCGAGGGCGAAGTCCTTGAGGCGGTGACCCGCCTCCACCGCCTTGTCGGCGGCCTGCGCGGCGAGGCTCTCCGGTGTCAGCTTCTTCAGCTGTCGGTTGACCTTGGTGGTGGCCCACACGCCGGCGGCGGCGCCGGCGGTGAACCAGAAGGCTCGGCGGAACATCGGAGGTCTCAGCCCTTCTGCTTCCGGCGCCGGGGCGTCGGCACCGTACGGCCGACGATCACGGTACGTCGGGATGTCTTCTTCGGCGCGCCGTCCGTGTTCTTGCCCAGCGCCTTGCGGACCCCGTAGCCGAAGGCGGCGACCTTGACCAGGGGGCCGCCGAAGGTGGAGGCGACGGTCGAGGACAGCGCGGAGGCGTTGGAGGTGACTTCCTGGACGTCGCTCGCGATGGCGTCGACCCGGTCGAGCTGGGTGCGGGCGGAGCGGACGGTCGTGGAGGCGTCGGCCAACAGCGGGACCGCCTGTTCGGTCACGTCGGCCACCATCTTGGTGGTCGCCTTCAGGACCTGGGCCAGCCTCACCAACACCACGGCGAGGAAGGAGACCAGAATGGCCCAGAAGACGGCCACGAGGATCCCGGCCACCTCTCCACCGGACACTTCGCACCACTCTCTGCACATCGATCGCCACGTATAAAGGTCGTCGTCCGACCCTATCGCGCCGGAGATCCCCGCCCGTACCGGAATTCCGGAGCCTCGGAGTCCGCCTTGTACGGGGCGCGTCCGGACCAGTACTCTCCGTGTCCCATGCGACAGAGACCCCTTCGAAACAGGACCTGGGGCAATCTTCCCTCGGAGCTGAGCGAGTTCGTCGGCCGGGGTGACGAACTCGACGGGTTGGAACGGCTCCTCGGGACCTCGCGGCTCGTGACGGTGACCGGGGTCGGGGGCGTGGGCAAGTCCCGGCTGGTGCTGGCGGCCGCCCACGAGCTGGAGGCGTCCGGGACCCCGGCCGAGCAGGAACGCTACTGCGACGGCGTGTGGTGGGCGGAGCTCTCCTGCGTGCGGGATCCGGCATACCTGGAGTTCACCGTCGCCGAGGCG
This region of Streptomyces sp. NBC_00513 genomic DNA includes:
- a CDS encoding DUF6167 family protein; the encoded protein is MFRRAFWFTAGAAAGVWATTKVNRQLKKLTPESLAAQAADKAVEAGHRLKDFALDVKAGMTQREDELNDALGLHQDPDRPDNVTALPGPRRLRALENDQTTHRTNHSAAGYNRNEDH
- a CDS encoding DUF948 domain-containing protein, which produces MCREWCEVSGGEVAGILVAVFWAILVSFLAVVLVRLAQVLKATTKMVADVTEQAVPLLADASTTVRSARTQLDRVDAIASDVQEVTSNASALSSTVASTFGGPLVKVAAFGYGVRKALGKNTDGAPKKTSRRTVIVGRTVPTPRRRKQKG